The following are encoded in a window of Acidimicrobiales bacterium genomic DNA:
- the argH gene encoding argininosuccinate lyase produces MGRPPAALVGSAATDPMSLWKERFGVAPADPVVAFTESLSFDLRLAGDDLTGSRAHVRGLERAGILTADERDALVGALDRVGAELDGGYFALAEGDEDVHTAVERRVTELAGEVGAKLHTGRSRNDQVATAMRLYTRRELRALAQAILRVQTVLADRADEVGDAYLPGYTHLQRAQPVLLAHHLLAHCWALARDVDRLVATVDRLDVSPLGAGALAGSSLALDPDAVATDLGFASRFENSLDAVSDRDFVAEALFDLALLGVHLSRLGEEVALWSTQEFGFLHLHDTYATGSSMLPQKKNPDVAELLRGKTGRLVGHLTGILTTLKGLPLSYNRDLQEDKEPLFDAVDQVGRALVALDGLFSTVAFDLDRMKVAADGQEAAAVDLAEWLVARGMPFRQAHGIVASIVRDSLERHVPLAELVEGHPELGGEAVALLEPGVAVTRRTTPGGAGPKPVADQLRNLRRRLEIDGERVGHE; encoded by the coding sequence GTGGGCCGCCCGCCAGCCGCCCTCGTCGGGTCTGCCGCCACCGACCCGATGAGCCTCTGGAAGGAGCGCTTCGGGGTGGCGCCCGCCGACCCGGTGGTGGCGTTCACCGAGAGCCTCTCGTTCGACCTGCGCCTGGCGGGCGACGACCTGACGGGCTCGCGGGCGCACGTACGGGGGCTGGAGCGTGCCGGCATCCTCACCGCCGACGAGCGTGACGCCCTGGTCGGCGCCCTCGACCGGGTTGGGGCGGAGCTGGACGGCGGGTACTTCGCCCTCGCCGAGGGCGACGAGGACGTGCACACCGCCGTCGAGCGCCGCGTGACCGAGCTGGCGGGAGAGGTCGGGGCCAAGCTGCACACCGGCCGCAGTCGCAACGATCAAGTGGCCACGGCCATGCGCCTCTACACCAGGCGCGAGCTGCGGGCCCTGGCCCAGGCGATCCTCAGGGTCCAGACGGTGCTGGCCGACCGGGCCGACGAGGTCGGCGACGCGTACCTGCCCGGTTACACCCATCTCCAGCGGGCGCAGCCGGTGCTGCTGGCCCATCACCTCCTCGCCCACTGCTGGGCCCTGGCACGCGACGTCGACCGCCTGGTCGCCACGGTGGACCGGCTCGACGTCTCGCCGCTCGGCGCGGGGGCGCTGGCCGGTTCGTCGCTCGCCCTCGACCCTGACGCGGTCGCCACCGATCTCGGCTTCGCCAGCCGGTTCGAGAACTCCCTCGACGCCGTCAGCGACCGCGACTTCGTGGCCGAAGCCCTGTTCGATCTCGCCCTCCTCGGCGTGCACCTCTCCCGGCTGGGCGAGGAGGTGGCCTTGTGGTCGACCCAGGAGTTCGGCTTTCTCCACCTCCACGACACGTACGCCACGGGCAGCTCCATGCTTCCTCAGAAGAAGAACCCCGACGTGGCCGAGCTGCTGCGGGGCAAGACCGGGCGCCTCGTCGGTCACCTGACGGGCATCCTGACCACGCTCAAGGGACTTCCGCTCTCCTACAACCGGGACCTCCAGGAGGACAAGGAGCCGCTGTTCGATGCTGTCGACCAGGTCGGGCGGGCCCTGGTGGCCCTCGACGGGCTCTTCTCGACGGTGGCCTTCGACCTCGATCGGATGAAAGTGGCAGCGGACGGCCAGGAGGCTGCGGCGGTGGACCTGGCCGAATGGCTGGTGGCGCGAGGGATGCCGTTTCGTCAGGCCCACGGCATCGTGGCGTCGATCGTGCGCGACTCGCTCGAGCGACACGTGCCTCTGGCCGAGCTGGTGGAGGGCCACCCGGAGCTCGGGGGCGAGGCGGTGGCGCTATTGGAGCCCGGAGTGGCGGTGACCCGCCGCACCACCCCTGGCGGCGCGGGGCCCAAACCGGTGGCCGACCAGCTGCGCAACCTCCGCCGCCGCCTCGAGATCGACGGCGAGCGGGTGGGGCATGAGTGA
- a CDS encoding DNA-3-methyladenine glycosylase: protein MSEPGGAHANGWAPLARDFYLGDARAVAPTLLNKLLVRDQAVGRIVEVEAYRGAEDPASHAYRGPSRRNATMFGPPGHLYVYFSYGVHWCANAVCGPEGTGHAVLLRALAPVTGVEQMWARRPGARRERDLCSGPGKLCQALGLARDQDGADLVTGDGGVVLAADELLPPRRPAVGPRVGISVAADYRWRWWVPGDVNVSRGGRATGRRRSADA from the coding sequence ATGAGTGAGCCGGGCGGGGCGCACGCGAACGGTTGGGCGCCGCTCGCCCGCGATTTCTACCTCGGCGACGCTCGCGCCGTGGCGCCGACGCTTCTCAACAAGCTGCTGGTGCGGGACCAGGCCGTGGGCCGGATCGTCGAGGTCGAGGCCTACCGAGGCGCCGAGGACCCTGCCTCCCACGCCTATCGGGGGCCGAGCAGACGGAACGCCACCATGTTCGGGCCTCCCGGCCACCTGTACGTGTACTTCAGCTACGGCGTGCACTGGTGTGCCAACGCCGTTTGTGGTCCGGAAGGCACTGGGCACGCCGTCCTCCTGCGGGCCCTGGCTCCCGTCACCGGGGTGGAGCAGATGTGGGCCCGGCGACCGGGTGCCCGGCGGGAGCGGGACCTGTGCAGCGGCCCCGGCAAGCTCTGTCAGGCGTTGGGCCTCGCCCGTGACCAGGACGGCGCCGACCTGGTCACGGGCGACGGGGGTGTGGTGCTGGCTGCCGACGAGCTTCTTCCACCGCGGCGCCCGGCCGTTGGGCCGAGGGTCGGGATCAGCGTGGCGGCCGATTACCGTTGGCGGTGGTGGGTGCCGGGCGACGTCAACGTCTCCCGGGGCGGCCGAGCCACCGGGCGTCGGCGCAGCGCCGACGCTTGA